The Neovison vison isolate M4711 chromosome 5, ASM_NN_V1, whole genome shotgun sequence genome includes a region encoding these proteins:
- the LOC122907375 gene encoding LOW QUALITY PROTEIN: cytospin-B-like (The sequence of the model RefSeq protein was modified relative to this genomic sequence to represent the inferred CDS: inserted 3 bases in 2 codons; substituted 2 bases at 2 genomic stop codons) produces MGNHSGRPEDPEPGAVPTTKRTGIPAPRELSATVSRERTVPSGPSNPRKPVSSPTSSSTPTPTKHLRTTSTRPKQEPEGGEKAVLESQVRELLAEAKAKDSEINRLRSELKKXKEKRTPGTEGAEASDASPDRTSSLLGDSEPLICTLEEKNKSFQKELAELEEENRALREKLTYLEHSPNSEGGVSHTGDSSCLTSLTQESSLGSPTGHQXSRDIEESANSRHGNALRTWGSLSSDLTKASLSPDASDFEHIAADTPSQPLSSTNNPFKGSRCSTSGSSPNNASELSLASLTEKIQKIEEKHHSTAEELQATLQELSDQQQMVQELTAENEKLVDEKALLETSFHQHRERAEQLSQENEKLLNLLQERVKNEEPAAQEGKILELEQKCAEILDQGRFEREKLLNIQQQLTCSLRKVEEENQGALDMIKHLKEENXKLNGCLDLERRNNGAMAXSLEECRATLEGLRMEHGSLKAHLENEKQKATETSPVGHTAEGREVQEMSRVARAEKEQLELSCTELKQELVKAYSEVKHVSSLLAKVEKDYSYLKEICDHQAEQLSRTSLKLQEKASESDAEIKDMKETIFELEDQVEQHRAVKLHNNQLISELERNVMKLEEQKSDLERQLKTLTKQIKIASDTGVASGIFRRRQEWRRFQADLQTAVVVANDIKYEAQQELRAVKRRLLEEEEKNARLQKELGDMQNHSSCVLRTQKAFLVQPQPKNLQKIP; encoded by the exons GGGCCGTGCCAACAACCAAACGGACAGGCATTCCAGCTCCTCGAGAACTTTCAGCAACTGTCTCTAGAGAGAGAACTGTGCCAAGCGGTCCCTCCAACCCCAGGAAGCCGGTGTCCAGTCCAACTTCTTCCAGCACGCCCACCCCTACTAAGCACCTGAGGACCACTTCCACGAGACCCAAGCAAGAGCCTGAAGGCGGGGAGAAAGCTGTGCTCGAGTCCCAGGTTCGGGAACTTCTCGCTGAAGCCAAAGCGAAAGACAGTGAAATTAACAGGCTTCGAAGCGaactgaagaaatgaaaggaaaaaaggactCCAGGCACCGAAGGAGCTGAGGCTTCAGATGCCAGCCCAGACAGAACCTCCTCCTTGCTGGGTGACTCAGAACCCCTGATATGCACTctagaggagaaaaacaagagtTTCCAGAAAGAACTTGCAGAGCTCGAGGAGGAGAACCGGGCCTTGAGGGAGAAACTAACTTACCTGGAGCATTCCCCAAATTCAGAGGGGGGCGTGAGTCACACCGGGGACAGCAGCTGCCTGACGTCCCTAACTCAGGAGTCAAGCTTAGGCAGCCCGACGGGGCATCAGTAGTCCAGGGACATCGAGGAGTCCGCGAACAGCAGACATGGAAATGCATTACGGACATGGGGCTCTTTGAGCAGCGACCTTACCAAAGCTTCTCTGTCCCCCGATGCCTCCGATTTTGAGCACATTGCAGCAGacaccccttcccagcccctgtcCTCCACCAACAACCCCTTTAAGGGCTCCAGGTGTTCGACCAGCGGCAGTTCCCCTAACAACGCGAGCGAGCTGTCCCTGGCCTCCCTCACGGAAAAGATCCAGAAGATTGAGGAGAAGCATCACAGCACGGCTGAAGAGCTCCAGGCCACTTTGCAGGAACTGTCCGACCAGCAGCAGATGGTACAGGAGCTGACCGCTGAAAACGAGAAGCTCGTGGATGAGAAGGCGCTCTTAGAAACGTCCTTCCACCAGCACCGGGAGAGAGCTGAGCAGCTTAGTCAGGAAAACGAGAAACTCCTGAACCTCTTGCAGGAGCGGGTGAAGAACGAGGAGCCCGCGGCGCAGGAGGGAAAGATCCTCGAGCTGGAGCAGAAGTGTGCGGAAATCCTGGACCAGGGCCgctttgaaagagaaaagctgCTCAACATCCAGCAGCAGCTGACCTGCAGCTTGCGGAAGGTCGAGGAGGAAAACCAAGGTGCTTTAGACATGATTAAACACCTGAAGGAAGAAA GAAAACTGAATGGGTGTCTGGACCTGGAGCGGCGGAATAACGGCGCAATGGC CAGTCTGGAGGAGTGCAGAGCCACACTCGAAGGGCTGCGGATGGAACACGGGTCGCTGAAGGCTCATTTGGAGAACGAGAAGCAGAAGGCTACGGAGACCAGCCCTGTGGGGCACACGGCCGAGGGTCGTGAGGTTCAAGAGATGTCGAGGGTTGCTCGCGCCGAGAAGGAGCAGCTGGAGCTGTCTTGCACCGAGCTCAAGCAAGAGTTAGTGAAGGCCTACAGTGAAGTCAAACATGTTTCGAGCCTGCTGGCCAAG GTGGAAAAGGATTATTCTTACTTGAAGGAGATATGTGACCATCAGGCAGAACAACTGAGCCGAACCAGCCTGAAACTGCAAGAGAAAGCATCGGAGAGTGATGCAGAGATTAAAGACATGAAGGAGACCATATTTGAATTGGAAGATCAGGTGGAACAGCATCGGGCTGTCAAGTTACATAACAACCAGCTCATCAGCGAGCTGGAAA GGAACGTGATGAAGCTGGAGGAGCAAAAGTCAGACCTGGAAAGGCAGCTCAAGACCCTAACTAAGCAGATAAAG ATAGCCTCTGACACCGGCGTGGCTTCTGGCATTTTCAGGAGGAGACAGGAATGGCGGCGCTTCCAGGCAGACCTCCAGACGGCGGTGGTGGTGGCCAATGACATCAAGTATGAGGCCCAGCAGGAGCTGCGCGCTGTGAAGCGGAGGctgctggaggaagaggagaagaacgCCAGGCTGCAGAAGGAGCTGGGGGACATGCAGAACCACAGCAG TTGCGTCCTGAGAACTCAAAAGGCATTCTTGGTTCAGCCACAGCCAAAGAACTTGCAGAAAATTCCCTGA